The genomic DNA CCCGATTGCTGGCATCTATGGAAATCAATGCAGACTGGAAGGTCATCTACGGACTCGTCTGCATGCTTACAGATCAAGTAGGCATTGCGGAGGTTGTAGATCGTCTGGAGAGCCGGACAACGCTGGAACTGAATGAACAGGCACTAGCCTACGGTATTCCGCTGCCTGACGATATGGAAAAGCTCCGCAGGCTTGCTTTGCAGCTGTTATCCGGCTGGTATGAGGAGTATTTTCGGCATGTGGATTCGAGTATTCTAAGCGGGCTGGAGCAGGAAGCTGAACAGAGAAACAAAGAGAAGGATGTCTATAGCACTGTGGAATGGGTGGATCGTACAACCAATGGCTTCCGGTTTGAGCCTTCCGAGGGTCTAGCGCGGGTGTTGCTGGTGCCGCAATACCATTTTCAACCGATTAATATCATTTACCGGTTTGGATCACTCCTGCTGTGCCATTATTCGGCAGGAATTTATGTTCAGGAAGACGACTTCTTATCCCCACAGGAATACCGGATGATTCGAAGCTTGGGGGAGAAGAGCAGGCTCAAGATTTTAAAATATTTGTACCAAAGCCAGAACCCGCGTACCTTTATTGAAATTGTCCGTCATCTCAAGCTGTCC from Paenibacillus sp. FSL R10-2782 includes the following:
- a CDS encoding ArsR family transcriptional regulator, encoding MSYDVNTPYGVDVAYGPVFELLSSLHTFICRKAYKKTDLSSDWAEQVRDTLSPSLSRLLASMEINADWKVIYGLVCMLTDQVGIAEVVDRLESRTTLELNEQALAYGIPLPDDMEKLRRLALQLLSGWYEEYFRHVDSSILSGLEQEAEQRNKEKDVYSTVEWVDRTTNGFRFEPSEGLARVLLVPQYHFQPINIIYRFGSLLLCHYSAGIYVQEDDFLSPQEYRMIRSLGEKSRLKILKYLYQSQNPRTFIEIVRHLKLSKGITHDHIFKLRASGFIHAHFDGETLLGYSARLSAVNEMHSSILGYMERN